Proteins encoded in a region of the Planctomycetota bacterium genome:
- the mtnA gene encoding S-methyl-5-thioribose-1-phosphate isomerase produces MPTRCPSPVEWIGDAATGYLRLIDQTQLPGRLAELHCRDVESVWRAIRNLSVRGAPAIGVAAAYGCVIGAQSDDLPAAAAYLATSRPTAVNLFWAIDRLRNLNTDDPARLLDEARAIHAQDAAMCEAIGRQAVHLIKPDTGVLTHCNAGALATAGIGTATAPMYLAHEAGVKFRVFADETRPLLQGARLTAWELSQAGIDVTLITDSMAAQVMRERRIGLVITGADRIAANGDAANKIGTYGVAVLAKHHHIPFYIAAPSSTFDLTCESGAKIPIEQRAGSEVGGPAGVNVYNPAFDVTPAELITGIITESGIIRPVDVENVAAAVSG; encoded by the coding sequence ATGCCAACACGCTGCCCCAGTCCGGTGGAATGGATCGGCGATGCGGCGACGGGTTACCTTCGCCTCATCGATCAGACGCAGTTGCCCGGCCGACTCGCCGAGCTGCACTGCCGCGATGTCGAGTCGGTGTGGCGGGCGATTCGGAATCTGAGCGTGCGCGGGGCGCCGGCGATCGGCGTGGCGGCGGCGTACGGATGCGTCATCGGCGCACAGAGCGACGACTTGCCCGCCGCCGCGGCCTACCTCGCCACGAGCCGGCCCACCGCCGTCAATCTCTTCTGGGCCATCGACCGACTTCGCAATCTCAACACCGATGACCCGGCGCGCCTGCTCGACGAAGCCCGCGCGATTCACGCTCAGGACGCCGCCATGTGCGAAGCCATCGGGCGTCAAGCCGTGCATCTCATCAAGCCCGACACGGGCGTATTGACGCACTGCAACGCCGGCGCGCTGGCGACGGCGGGCATCGGGACCGCAACGGCGCCGATGTATCTGGCGCATGAGGCGGGCGTGAAGTTCCGCGTCTTCGCCGACGAAACCCGCCCATTGCTCCAAGGGGCGCGATTGACCGCATGGGAATTGAGTCAGGCGGGCATCGACGTGACGCTCATCACCGACTCCATGGCGGCGCAGGTCATGCGCGAACGGCGCATCGGGCTTGTCATCACCGGCGCCGACCGCATCGCCGCCAACGGCGACGCCGCCAACAAGATCGGGACCTACGGCGTGGCGGTGCTCGCCAAACATCACCACATTCCCTTCTACATCGCCGCTCCGTCGAGCACGTTCGATCTGACCTGCGAAAGCGGGGCAAAGATTCCGATCGAGCAGCGGGCGGGGAGCGAAGTGGGCGGACCGGCGGGGGTCAACGTCTACAACCCCGCCTTCGATGTCACGCCGGCGGAATTGATCACCGGGATCATCACCGAAAGCGGGATCATTCGGCCGGTCGACGTCGAAAACGTGGCGGCGGCCGTCAGCGGTTGA
- the floA gene encoding flotillin-like protein FloA (flotillin-like protein involved in membrane lipid rafts), producing the protein MQYTLAAFGEIILYGVIIILIILGLALAMLMFNYLGLYIQALLSGARVGFFELIGMKFRKVDPNEIVRARITAVKAGIHVSTNQLETHYLAVGGRRGRVTNVINALIAADRAKIELPWDTACAIDLAGRDIFDAVQTSVNPKVIDCPSANSGRVTIDAVAQDGIQLKARARVTVRASIARLVGGATEETIIARVGEGIVTTIGSASSHKAVLENPDRISKTVLQKGLDAGTAFDILSIDIADIDVGENIGAKLQADQAEADKRRFQAEAEKRRAAAVAAEQEFQAEVQKNRALVVLAEAEIPKAIAESFRSGNMGIMDYMRYRNIQADTLMRKNIAGDEGKSST; encoded by the coding sequence ATGCAATACACACTGGCCGCGTTCGGTGAGATCATTCTCTACGGCGTGATCATTATCCTGATCATCTTAGGCCTCGCGCTGGCCATGCTGATGTTCAACTACCTCGGCCTGTACATTCAGGCGTTGCTCTCGGGCGCGCGGGTCGGGTTCTTTGAACTGATCGGCATGAAGTTCCGCAAGGTGGACCCCAACGAAATCGTCCGCGCACGCATCACGGCCGTCAAAGCCGGGATTCATGTCTCGACGAATCAGCTTGAGACGCACTACCTGGCGGTGGGCGGACGGCGGGGACGCGTGACGAATGTGATCAATGCGCTGATCGCGGCGGACCGTGCGAAAATCGAGTTGCCGTGGGACACGGCCTGCGCGATCGATCTGGCGGGGCGCGATATTTTCGACGCCGTGCAGACCAGCGTGAACCCCAAGGTCATCGACTGCCCCAGCGCCAATTCCGGCCGCGTCACGATCGACGCCGTCGCGCAGGACGGCATTCAGCTCAAGGCCCGCGCCCGTGTGACGGTGCGCGCTTCGATCGCCCGGCTCGTCGGCGGCGCCACCGAAGAAACCATCATCGCCCGCGTCGGCGAAGGCATCGTCACGACGATCGGCTCGGCGTCGAGTCATAAAGCCGTGCTCGAGAACCCGGACCGCATTTCCAAGACGGTGCTTCAGAAGGGCCTCGACGCCGGGACGGCGTTCGACATTCTTTCGATCGACATCGCCGACATCGACGTCGGCGAGAACATCGGCGCGAAATTGCAGGCGGATCAGGCCGAGGCGGACAAGCGGCGCTTCCAGGCGGAGGCCGAGAAGCGGCGCGCCGCGGCCGTGGCGGCCGAGCAGGAGTTTCAGGCGGAGGTTCAGAAGAACCGTGCGCTGGTCGTTCTCGCCGAGGCGGAGATTCCCAAGGCGATCGCCGAGAGCTTCCGCAGCGGGAACATGGGGATCATGGACTACATGCGCTACCGCAACATTCAGGCGGATACCTTGATGCGCAAGAATATCGCGGGGGATGAAGGGAAGAGCAGTACGTAA
- a CDS encoding AAA family ATPase translates to MSEPFSPLLIRASAGTGKTYQLSERFIGLLKAGESPQRILATTFTRKAAGEISDRVLSRLAEAAEKGDGSSLILLAKVARNLHRLSIGTLDSFFIRIARSFALELNLPATWRIVDAIQQRRMQVDAVRAILGSEDPRTLVNLVRLLNPGEVKRGVHDQIMNVVTALHQAYREQPDPAAWQWLEERPTRPIEELRKAIEALAEMDLPTTQKGTPVAAWKKDKERTIHAAQLQDWETLLQSGIAAKMLAGEDSYSGKEITDDVAEVFEPLIIHAGNVLLNRLRDRTRATFELLKRFDGQYEKMRRSTGTMQFADVTHELAHGGERVDLDDLYYRLDGRIAHLMLDEFQDTSFEQWRVLHPMAGEILSQSGMERSFFCVGDVKQAIYGWRGGQAEIFDTLEENWPQIRTTTMDKTRRCSQPVVDTVNAVFASVATNAAVPSDYSAGAQRWASRFREHAAHDQKQPGYVCIETGPEDGRGWRAKCIDTAYAAARIKAIARDCPGRSIGVLVRTNDTVARLIYELRRGDDGIRASEEGGNPLTDSPAVSTVLSLLKLADHPGDSAAAFHVMKSPVGEMIGLHDLSESSARRIALNVRRSLMQHGYGATLDEWARRLGPSCDARDVLRLGQLVETAHQYEADATVRPGDFVRIVEGQRVADPTASDVRVVTVHQSKGLEFDIVVLPELDGSMGLSAMQSLLWAREKADEPPGRMIRYPNKTARLLDDDVRQVYDHAAGVVFGESLCVLYVAMTRARHALYMMLRPSDKDAKLTPAGIIREALSLDAAAPEATLWERGGADWHRRAKKRDDAAPGIELRTITLDLPASPHRRLLQRRSPSQMEGGTATEMAKLMQLGRGGRAYGSQAHELLEGIEWLDDAVITDEVLVKIVEKPAVRELLTRPAGAVRVLREAPFAVRDGQVMMTGLFDRLVLTEMDGQVTHAHIIDFKTDAADDVTDITEFYRPQIAAYRRAAAAMYELDPKAIRATLLFTHAGVAVEV, encoded by the coding sequence ATGAGCGAGCCGTTCTCACCGCTGTTGATTCGCGCGTCCGCCGGGACCGGCAAGACGTATCAGCTCTCGGAGCGCTTCATCGGTCTGCTCAAAGCCGGCGAGTCGCCGCAGCGAATTCTCGCCACGACTTTCACGCGGAAGGCCGCGGGGGAAATCAGCGATCGTGTGCTGAGCCGGCTCGCCGAGGCGGCGGAAAAAGGCGACGGTTCGTCGCTGATATTACTGGCGAAGGTCGCACGGAATCTGCATCGATTGAGCATCGGTACGCTCGACAGCTTCTTCATCCGCATCGCCCGTTCGTTCGCGCTGGAGCTGAACCTGCCGGCGACGTGGCGCATCGTCGACGCGATCCAGCAGCGGCGCATGCAGGTCGATGCCGTCCGGGCGATCCTCGGCTCCGAAGACCCTCGGACACTCGTCAATCTGGTGCGCCTGCTCAATCCCGGCGAAGTGAAACGCGGCGTGCACGATCAGATCATGAATGTCGTCACGGCGCTGCATCAGGCGTATCGCGAGCAGCCGGACCCGGCGGCGTGGCAATGGCTCGAAGAACGCCCGACCCGGCCGATCGAAGAATTGCGAAAGGCGATCGAAGCGCTGGCGGAAATGGATTTGCCGACGACGCAGAAGGGGACGCCGGTGGCGGCATGGAAAAAAGACAAGGAGCGGACGATTCACGCCGCCCAGTTGCAGGATTGGGAGACACTGCTTCAAAGCGGCATCGCGGCGAAGATGCTCGCAGGCGAGGACAGCTACAGCGGCAAGGAGATCACCGACGACGTCGCCGAGGTGTTCGAACCGCTGATCATTCACGCCGGCAACGTGCTGCTCAACCGTCTGCGCGACCGCACGCGCGCGACGTTTGAGCTGCTTAAGCGCTTCGACGGGCAATATGAAAAGATGCGGCGATCGACGGGCACGATGCAGTTTGCGGATGTAACGCATGAGCTGGCCCACGGAGGCGAGCGCGTCGACCTCGACGACTTGTACTACCGTCTCGACGGGAGGATCGCGCACCTGATGCTCGACGAATTTCAGGATACGTCGTTCGAGCAATGGCGCGTGCTGCACCCGATGGCGGGCGAGATTCTGTCGCAGTCGGGGATGGAGCGGTCGTTCTTCTGCGTCGGCGATGTGAAGCAGGCGATTTACGGTTGGCGCGGCGGACAGGCGGAGATTTTCGACACACTCGAGGAGAACTGGCCGCAGATCCGCACGACGACGATGGACAAGACACGTCGGTGCAGTCAGCCGGTCGTCGACACGGTCAACGCGGTGTTCGCATCCGTGGCGACGAATGCGGCGGTGCCGTCGGATTACAGCGCAGGGGCGCAGCGGTGGGCGTCGCGCTTCCGTGAGCACGCGGCGCACGACCAAAAGCAGCCGGGATACGTATGCATCGAGACGGGGCCGGAGGATGGGCGCGGTTGGCGAGCCAAGTGCATCGACACGGCGTACGCCGCCGCGCGCATCAAGGCGATCGCCCGCGATTGCCCCGGTCGATCGATCGGCGTATTAGTGCGGACCAATGATACGGTCGCCCGGTTGATCTACGAACTGCGCCGCGGTGACGACGGCATCCGCGCCTCCGAAGAAGGGGGCAACCCGCTGACCGATTCGCCGGCGGTTTCGACCGTGCTTTCGCTCTTGAAACTGGCGGACCATCCGGGCGATTCGGCGGCGGCGTTTCATGTGATGAAATCGCCGGTGGGCGAGATGATCGGGCTGCACGATCTGTCGGAGTCATCGGCGCGTCGCATCGCGCTCAACGTGCGGCGATCGCTGATGCAGCACGGATACGGGGCGACACTCGACGAATGGGCCCGGCGTTTGGGTCCATCATGCGATGCGCGCGATGTGCTGCGCCTCGGACAGCTTGTCGAGACGGCGCATCAGTACGAAGCGGACGCCACGGTCCGGCCGGGTGATTTTGTGCGCATCGTCGAAGGGCAACGCGTGGCGGACCCGACGGCGAGCGACGTGCGCGTCGTGACGGTGCATCAATCCAAGGGCCTCGAGTTCGACATCGTGGTGCTGCCGGAGCTGGACGGGTCGATGGGCTTGAGCGCGATGCAGTCGCTGCTTTGGGCGCGCGAAAAAGCCGACGAGCCGCCGGGTCGGATGATCCGCTATCCCAACAAGACGGCGCGTCTGCTCGATGACGATGTGCGGCAGGTGTATGACCATGCGGCGGGGGTGGTGTTCGGCGAGTCGCTGTGCGTGCTGTATGTGGCGATGACGCGGGCGCGGCATGCGCTGTACATGATGCTGCGGCCATCGGACAAGGACGCGAAACTCACGCCCGCCGGGATCATCCGCGAAGCACTGTCGCTCGATGCCGCCGCGCCGGAGGCGACGCTCTGGGAGCGCGGCGGTGCAGATTGGCACCGACGCGCCAAAAAGAGAGACGACGCCGCGCCGGGCATCGAGCTTCGCACGATCACGCTGGACCTGCCTGCTTCGCCCCATCGCCGACTGCTCCAGCGGCGGTCGCCGTCGCAGATGGAAGGCGGGACGGCGACGGAGATGGCGAAGCTGATGCAACTGGGGCGGGGCGGGCGAGCGTACGGCTCGCAGGCGCACGAACTGCTGGAAGGCATCGAATGGCTCGACGACGCGGTCATCACGGATGAAGTGCTTGTGAAGATCGTCGAGAAGCCGGCGGTGCGCGAATTGCTTACGCGCCCGGCGGGCGCGGTGCGCGTACTGCGCGAGGCGCCCTTCGCCGTGCGGGATGGACAAGTGATGATGACGGGCCTGTTCGACCGGCTGGTGCTCACGGAAATGGACGGGCAGGTGACGCACGCGCACATCATCGACTTCAAGACCGACGCGGCCGACGATGTGACGGACATCACCGAGTTCTACCGTCCGCAGATCGCCGCGTATCGCAGGGCGGCGGCGGCGATGTACGAGCTGGATCCGAAGGCGATTCGTGCGACGCTCTTGTTCACGCATGCGGGCGTCGCGGTCGAGGTGTGA
- a CDS encoding DNA polymerase IV, with the protein MAVERTILHVDMDAFFAAIEQLDRPELRGKPILIGYDGPRGVVATASYEARPFGCHSAQPMAIARRLCPQAIVVPVRGSRYREVSKQMFAILDAFSPLVEPVSVDEAFIDATGCERLFGSGESMAAQLKARIREELKLTASVGVAPNKFLAKLASDMNKPDGLTVVKTEEVETFLEKLPIGRMWGVGKVTEEKLRAAGVKTIGDLKRMPPEWMKGRFGSDAERYMRLCRGVDERAVTPDGAAKSIGHEQTFGQDLEKASDVRRVLLEQVEQVARRVRRAGLMTRSVSLKIRFGDFQTISRSMALDSPTDATDVLWQAASTLFDRWAKSSYQPVRLIGMQAQQLIAGEAQMGLFTDAAAEKRKRMDSVTDQITGKFGKGAIRRGGTME; encoded by the coding sequence ATGGCCGTCGAGCGCACCATTTTGCATGTGGACATGGATGCGTTTTTCGCGGCGATTGAGCAGTTGGATCGGCCGGAGCTTCGGGGGAAGCCCATTTTGATTGGATACGACGGGCCGCGCGGCGTGGTGGCGACGGCGAGCTATGAGGCGCGGCCGTTCGGGTGTCATTCGGCGCAGCCGATGGCGATCGCGCGGCGGTTGTGTCCGCAGGCGATCGTCGTGCCGGTGCGGGGAAGCCGGTATCGGGAGGTGTCGAAGCAAATGTTCGCGATACTTGATGCGTTTTCGCCCTTGGTGGAGCCGGTCAGCGTGGACGAGGCGTTCATCGACGCCACGGGCTGCGAGCGATTGTTTGGATCAGGCGAATCGATGGCGGCGCAGCTTAAGGCGCGGATCAGGGAGGAACTGAAGTTGACGGCGTCGGTGGGCGTGGCGCCGAACAAGTTTCTGGCGAAGCTGGCGTCGGACATGAACAAGCCCGACGGGCTGACGGTGGTGAAGACGGAAGAGGTCGAGACATTTCTGGAGAAACTGCCGATCGGGCGGATGTGGGGAGTCGGCAAAGTCACGGAGGAGAAGCTGCGTGCAGCGGGGGTGAAGACGATCGGGGATTTGAAGCGCATGCCCCCGGAATGGATGAAGGGGCGATTTGGGAGCGACGCGGAAAGGTACATGCGGCTGTGTCGCGGGGTGGACGAGCGGGCGGTGACGCCGGACGGGGCGGCCAAGAGCATCGGACACGAGCAGACGTTCGGGCAGGATTTGGAGAAGGCGTCGGATGTGCGGCGGGTGCTGCTCGAGCAGGTGGAACAGGTGGCGCGGCGGGTGCGGCGGGCGGGGCTCATGACGCGGAGCGTCTCGCTGAAAATTCGCTTCGGGGACTTTCAGACGATTTCACGGTCGATGGCGCTCGATTCGCCGACGGACGCGACGGACGTGCTCTGGCAGGCGGCGTCCACGTTGTTCGACCGCTGGGCGAAGTCGTCGTATCAACCCGTGCGGCTCATCGGGATGCAGGCGCAGCAGCTCATCGCGGGCGAAGCCCAGATGGGCTTGTTCACCGACGCGGCGGCGGAGAAACGCAAACGCATGGACAGCGTGACGGATCAGATTACGGGGAAGTTTGGCAAGGGGGCGATACGCAGAGGGGGAACGATGGAGTGA
- a CDS encoding alkaline phosphatase, translated as MAGRVRLRYGLRDDLSDAISTDWFDVDAAGDFIHQFDLTDLKPGSVYFYESQTAEPDGKVLHAAQRGRFETAMAVATPTDMTACIMTCQMYHDRDHADGHPIYPSMAALEPKFTCLTGDLVYYDNEAPSAMTERLARYHWERMFSLPRLRSFTSNFGTYWLKDDHDTLRDDSWPGERLGDLTFAEGQAIFRQQAPMSGGPSYRTIRWGRDLQIWLAEGRDDRSPNTMPDGPAKTIWGAEQKAWFRKTIAESDATWKILVSPTPLVGPDRKGKHDNLANDNFKYEGDEIRGWIQQHAPDHFFVICGDRHWQYHSVHPKTGLVEFSVGAASDSHAGGSPGYDPKIHKFHRVGGGFLSLTLKPEAGASTIALRLHDVNGKVVHELTQRRTL; from the coding sequence ATGGCGGGACGCGTGCGCCTGCGCTACGGGTTGCGCGACGATCTGAGTGATGCGATCTCAACCGACTGGTTCGACGTCGATGCGGCCGGCGACTTCATTCATCAGTTCGACCTGACGGATTTGAAGCCCGGCTCCGTCTATTTCTACGAAAGTCAGACCGCCGAACCGGACGGCAAAGTGTTGCACGCCGCGCAGCGCGGGCGATTCGAGACGGCGATGGCGGTCGCGACGCCGACGGACATGACGGCGTGCATCATGACGTGTCAGATGTATCACGACCGCGATCATGCGGACGGGCATCCGATCTATCCGTCGATGGCGGCGCTTGAACCAAAATTCACCTGCCTGACCGGCGATCTGGTGTATTACGACAACGAAGCGCCGAGCGCGATGACGGAGCGGCTCGCCCGCTATCACTGGGAGCGCATGTTCAGCTTGCCGCGGCTTCGCTCGTTTACGAGCAACTTCGGCACGTACTGGCTCAAGGATGATCACGACACGCTGCGCGACGATTCCTGGCCGGGCGAGCGGCTGGGCGATCTGACGTTCGCGGAAGGTCAGGCGATTTTCCGCCAGCAGGCGCCGATGAGCGGCGGGCCTTCGTATCGCACGATTCGATGGGGCCGCGATCTTCAGATATGGCTCGCGGAGGGGCGCGACGATCGTTCGCCCAACACGATGCCCGACGGCCCGGCCAAGACGATCTGGGGGGCGGAACAGAAGGCATGGTTCAGGAAGACGATCGCCGAAAGTGATGCGACATGGAAGATTCTGGTGAGCCCCACGCCGCTCGTCGGCCCGGACCGCAAGGGCAAGCACGACAATCTCGCCAACGACAATTTCAAATACGAGGGCGATGAAATCCGAGGATGGATTCAGCAGCATGCCCCCGATCATTTCTTCGTCATCTGCGGCGACCGGCACTGGCAATATCACTCGGTCCACCCCAAGACCGGCCTCGTCGAGTTTTCGGTGGGCGCGGCATCGGATTCGCACGCCGGCGGATCGCCGGGATACGACCCGAAGATTCACAAATTCCACCGCGTCGGCGGCGGTTTCCTGTCGTTGACGCTCAAACCCGAAGCCGGCGCGAGCACGATCGCGCTGCGCCTGCATGATGTGAACGGCAAAGTGGTACACGAACTGACGCAACGCCGCACGCTCTGA